The following are from one region of the Corythoichthys intestinalis isolate RoL2023-P3 chromosome 17, ASM3026506v1, whole genome shotgun sequence genome:
- the fktn gene encoding fukutin: MARVKRTALLWLLLASSCLFLLFQLLHYRKYDSKPLLRRTPGHVTASDLQWQTVKTFLHLVRRFRLPLFLADPFALGLLTADGQRSSPESGCAILCRGRAVTAFGLLADAWTYNTAFLSAAEQKGFEALELRGDDPRLAGLDLLSGEDVPLHLLLRLRGHVIQVVFLYKRSGNYLWHGPMRLKADTDRDFAPFATMDFGRYAGAYNRPRLVLTVVDGLDVAVPRNISGFLAERGRARFLECRYRDARRFLQLYPDDNTPQALDFGNKAKSLLRLAAETLARLHVPFWISSGTCLGWFRQCSFIAYSRDVDIGIFIDDFRPDIISAFQEAGLSLKHKFGKVEDSLELSFVRDGVKLDIFFFYRDGDLTWNGGTQAKSGRKFKYWFPGFSLCWAELAEVRVGVPCETLDYVTANYGEAWSVPQRTWDWKTSPSNVQENGVWPPSQWEELIQVY, encoded by the exons ATGGCTCGCGTCAAGCGGACAGCGCTGCTGTGGCTGCTGCTCGCCAGCAGCTGTCTTTTCCTGCTCTTTCAGCTCCTCCACTACCGGAAATACGACAGCAAG CCGCTCCTGAGGCGCACGCCGGGTCACGTGACTGCCAGCGACCTCCAATGG CAAACCGTCAAGACGTTCCTGCATCTGGTGCGGCGTTTCCGGCTCCCGCTCTTCCTTGCCGACCCTTTCGCGCTCGGGCTCCTGACGGCGGATGGCCAGCGGTCGTCGCCCGAGTCCGGCTGCGCCATCCTGTGTCGCGGCAGAGCCGTCACCGCGTTCGGGCTGCTGGCCGATGCGTGGACGTACAAC ACCGCCTTCCTGTCGGCTGCCGAGCAGAAAGGCTTCGAGGCACTGGAGCTGCGGGGCGACGACCCCCGATTGGCCGGCTTGGACCTACTGTCCGGAGAGGACGTCCCCTTGCATCTTCTGCTTCGCCTCCGCGGCCACGTCATCCAG GTGGTTTTCCTGTACAAGCGTAGCGGCAACTACCTGTGGCATGGACCAATGCGCCTCAAAGCCGACACGGATCGCGATTTCGCACCCTTCGCAACGATGGACTTCGGACGCTACGCCGGCGCCTACAACAG GCCGCGGCTGGTACTGACGGTGGTGGACGGCTTGGATGTGGCAGTCCCCCGGAACATCTCGGGCTTCTTAGCTGAACGTGGACGCGCGCGCTTCCTGGAGTGCCGCTACCGGGACGCCCGGCGCTTCCTGCAG CTCTACCCGGACGACAACACTCCTCAGGCGCTGGATTTTGGGAACAAAGCCAAGTCTTTGCTTCGGTTGGCCGCGGAGACCCTGGCCCGCCTGCACGTCCCCTTCTGGATCAGCAGCGGAACCTGCCTGG GCTGGTTCAGGCAGTGCAGCTTCATCGCGTACAGCCGCGACGTGGACATCGGAATTTTCATCGACGACTTCCGCCCCGACATCATCTCGGCCTTTCAGGAGGCCGGCCTTTCGCTCAAGCACAAGTTTGGAAAG GTGGAGGATAGCCTGGAGTTGTCCTTTGTGAGGGACGGCGTCAAACTGGACATCTTCTTCTTCTACCGGGACGGTGATCTGACCTGGAACGGGGGCACGCAGGCCAAGAGTGGCCGGAAGTTCAA GTACTGGTTCCCCGGATTTTCGCTGTGCTGGGCCGAGCTGGCGGAGGTCCGAGTGGGAGTCCCTTGCGAGACCCTGGACTACGTGACGGCCAATTACGGAGAAGCGTGGAGCGTCCCGCAGAGGACGTGGGACTGGAAGACCTCACCCAGTAACGTACAAGAAAACGGAGTGTGGCCTCCCTCCCAGTGGGAGGAGCTCATTCAAGTCTACTGA
- the pbdc1 gene encoding protein PBDC1 — MASSDGLSSLGPDGASAAARALSLPAEAYGNDERLEAMWAMKAYNHAEVYFNLISSVDPKFLKLTKMDDEIYTSFRETFRDLDVKVLNPELLKSADAKERWRPFCNCYEGLVEDFNFGTLLRLDCREDYTEENSIFATRIQFFAVEIARNREGLNDAVFAAKSSKS, encoded by the exons ATGGCGTCCAGCGACGGCCTCTCGTCTCTG GGTCCGGACGGAGCTTCGGCCGCCGCAAGGGCTCTGTCTCTCCCCGCCGAGGCTTACGGCAACGAT GAGCGTCTGGAGGCCATGTGGGCCATGAAGGCCTACAACCATGCCGAGGTTTACTTCAAC CTCATTTCGTCGGTGGATCCCAAATTCCTCAAGCTGACCAAGATGGACGACGAGATCTACACCAGCTTCAGGGAGACCTTCCGGGACCTGGACGTCAAGGTGCTCAACCCGGAGCTACTCAAGTCGGCCGACGCCAAAGAG AGGTGGCGCCCTTTCTGCAACTGCTACGAAGGCCTGGTGGAGGACTTCAACTTCGGGACTCTGCTGCGACTGGACTGCCGGGAGGACTACACGGAAGAGAACAGTATTTTCG CCACCAGGATCCAGTTCTTCGCCGTGGAGATCGCCCGAAACCGAGAAGGCCTCAACGATGCTGTGTTTGCGGCCAAGTCCTCCAAAAGTTAA